In Luteolibacter sp. Y139, the DNA window CCAGGAATCGGGCAAAGGGCCTGGGTTGACCACGGCCGCACCCGCCGCAGTGGCAATCTCTCCAGTGCCGTCAGTGGAATCGTCATCAACGACGATCACTTCGCAGGGTGGTAGCGCCTGTGCCGCAATCGAGGGAAGCAGGCGGGGCAAGTTCGTCGCCTCGTTGCGGGCTGGGATGATGATTGAAACCTCCCTGGCCATCCCTCGGGCTCCGGCACCGGGGTCGGGAACCCGGAGCCGAAGTAGCAGGGAAAACGATGCCAGCCACTGAACCCCGCCGACCGCCAAGATGATCAGTTCCGGTCCCATTCGACGATCTTGGCAGAAACGTTTTGCCCGCACTGGACTACCATCGGCATGCCTCCACCCGGGTTCACCGAGCCGCCAACGAAGAAGAGGTTCGGGTATCTGGTGCTCTGCTTCGGTGCCTTGAATGCGAAGTTTTTCAAGCGGTCCGAGACCACTCCGTAGATCGAGCCTTTGTTGGATTTATACTGTTCGCGGATGTCGTGAGGGGTCCAGAGGTGTTCGACTACCACGTGCTTCCGGAGATCCCGAAGTCCCATCCGCTCCAGCTTGTCGAGCACCCGTTCCTTGAACGCTTGGTAATCGTCGGGGCCGAGGGGCCGCTCTTCGTCGATGTAGGGGATGTGCGGCAGGATCTTGAGGGTGTCGCATCCATCGGGAGCCACCGTTGGATCGCTGCGTCCTGCGGCAACCAGATAGATCGTTGGATCATCCGGGAGCCGCCTCTCCTTGAATACGGCGCGGAAGTGAGCCTTTTGGTCTGAGGAGAAAAAGAAGTTGTGATGGGCGAGCTGCGGGTAGGTGGTGTCCAGACCCAGCTCAAGGATCAGCCCCGAGCATGCAGGCTCGTAGCGCGACAGGCTATTCATGAACCGCTCGTCCTCACCGAGCAGTTCGGCATAGGCAGGGATTACTTCCATGTTGGAAACCACGATATCCGCAGGCTGGAAACTTCCGTCGGCGTGCACAATCCCGGTGACCCGACTTCCGTCCCGGCGGATTTCCTTCACCGCACTCCCCAGGTTCACGCTGATGCCCAGCTCGTCCATTAGGCGGCCCAGGCCTTCGGCAATGCCA includes these proteins:
- a CDS encoding phytoene desaturase family protein gives rise to the protein MSGIPPASKHVIVIGAGLGGISAAISLAQSGYRVSIFEKNDQIGGKLNVLRKGGYTFDLGPSILTLPHIFERLFERSGKRMSDYITIQPVRPHWRNFFEDGVSIDLHPDPAVMAEEAAKAGEDPAAVERFLAYSSRLFDLVDEGYFQKGLDTAKDFSEHYGFFQFPKFDFFRTMHGGVSRHLKSAKMRDIFDYFIKYVGSSAYQAPAFMNCLPAIQFRFDLWYVPGGLYGIAEGLGRLMDELGISVNLGSAVKEIRRDGSRVTGIVHADGSFQPADIVVSNMEVIPAYAELLGEDERFMNSLSRYEPACSGLILELGLDTTYPQLAHHNFFFSSDQKAHFRAVFKERRLPDDPTIYLVAAGRSDPTVAPDGCDTLKILPHIPYIDEERPLGPDDYQAFKERVLDKLERMGLRDLRKHVVVEHLWTPHDIREQYKSNKGSIYGVVSDRLKNFAFKAPKQSTRYPNLFFVGGSVNPGGGMPMVVQCGQNVSAKIVEWDRN